A window from Leptothermofonsia sichuanensis E412 encodes these proteins:
- a CDS encoding phasin family protein, with protein sequence MGLGDLVQKAVYLGIGFASYAGEKAGEKLTELRSQVQKLADEMVERGEMTADEARKFVDDMVNKAQQSAGEPSGARQPTEPRRIEIVTDDEEPGDSSVSQAEQMRRQVMELQEELRRLRNDNS encoded by the coding sequence ATGGGTTTGGGAGATCTGGTTCAAAAAGCAGTTTATCTCGGTATTGGCTTTGCTTCCTATGCAGGCGAAAAAGCAGGGGAAAAGCTGACTGAGTTGAGATCTCAGGTGCAGAAGCTGGCAGATGAAATGGTTGAGCGGGGGGAAATGACTGCCGACGAAGCCCGCAAATTTGTTGATGACATGGTAAACAAAGCGCAACAGTCTGCGGGTGAACCCTCTGGTGCCAGGCAACCGACTGAACCCCGACGCATTGAAATTGTTACAGATGATGAAGAACCCGGAGACTCATCTGTCAGCCAGGCAGAACAGATGCGGCGACAGGTGATGGAGTTACAGGAAGAACTCAGGCGTTTGAGGAACGATAACTCCTGA